Proteins from a genomic interval of Dendropsophus ebraccatus isolate aDenEbr1 chromosome 6, aDenEbr1.pat, whole genome shotgun sequence:
- the MEP1A gene encoding meprin A subunit alpha produces MVSRAPLGLLCLVAIIIHSNAFTIQHRQENIKDNGEIGDFIDIPDINKDQDLFQGDIMLPNARNALRNETYRWKFPVPYILGDSLDLNAKGVILKAFEMFRLKSCVDFKPYEGESTYLHFQKFGGCWSYVGDFGTGQDLSIGSGCDHKAIVEHEILHALGFYHEQSRSDRDDYVQIWWDEITDGMAHNFNTYDDVYITDLNTPYDYESVMHYGPFSFNKNASVPTITAKIPAFNDIIGQRLDFSTIDLERLNRMYSCTTPLLLLDQCSFEFINIGGMVQSTTDDADWVHQLAGSSGDHTLAGRCRDAGYIMHFNTNTGTIGRTAVLESRILYPKRTHQCLQFFYKMDGSPQDRLTIWLRLDDGTGNVRRTKKIQTIHGDNDHDWKLAHVPLNADRKFRYMFQGVEGDDKTSSGGILIDDITLSELPCPNSVWTIRNFSHILNNTVKGDRVVSPCFSNPEGYRFGIGLYPHGQSSSSYTNYVGISFHLCSGDDDAVLNWPVLHHQVIITVLDQDPDVRLRMSSSRSFTTLADQVIAPSNISRWERPSKTGTWDPTCNCYRTTDYGWSTFITHFNLHRRSFLKNDDLILFVDFEDITHLIQTEVPIQPAAPLVEEEEILERPKRSLESDQENYNIQLMDAQCDDSLCLNGGVCVLEKGRPSCRCGSTQAFMYTGDRCEITQLHGNIIGIIIGGVAGTIAMTVAVLAVMRR; encoded by the exons ATGGTGTCCCGGGCTCCTCTGGGGCTCCTCTGCCTTGTAGCTATCATCATCCACTCCAATGCCTTCACT ATTCAACATCGACAAGAAAATATCA AAGACAATGGAGAAATTGGAGACTTTATAGACATTCCCGACATCAACAAGG ACCAGGACCTGTTCCAGGGAGACATCATGCTGCCG AATGCCAGGAATGCTCTACGTAATGAGACCTACAGGTGGAAGTTTCCTGTCCCATATATATTGGGTGATAGTTTGG ACCTGAATGCTAAAGGAGTGATTCTTAAAGCCTTTGAAATGTTTCGACTGAAGTCTTGCGTGGATTTTAAACCTTATGAAGGAGAATCAACCTATCTGCATTTTCAGAAGTTTGGAGG TTGCTGGTCCTATGTTGGAGACTTCGGTACCGGTCAGGACCTTTCCATAGGGAGCGGCTGTGACCATAAAGCCATTGTAGAACATGAGATCCTTCATGCATTGGGATTCTATCATGAGCAGTCAAGAAGTGACCGAGATGACTATGTGCAGATCTGGTGGGATGAAATCACTGACG GCATGGCACACAACTTCAACACATACGATGACGTGTATATAACGGATCTGAACACGCCATATGACTACGAGTCCGTCATGCACTATGGTCCCTTCTCCTTTAACAAGAACGCCAGTGTCCCAACCATCACCGCCAAGATCCCTGCCTTCAACGACATCATCGGACAACGTCTTGACTTTTCCACCATCGATCTGGAACGTCTGAACAGGATGTACAGCTGCA CCACTCCCCTCCTTCTCCTGGATCAATGCTCCTTTGAGTTCATCAACATTGGTGGGATGGTGCAGTCAACCACCGATGACGCAGACTGGGTCCACCAATTGGCTGGTTCCTCTGGCGATCACACCTTAGCCGGACGATGCAGAG atgCAGGTTATATTATGCACTTTAACACCAACACCGGAACCATTGGCCGCACCGCCGTCCTGGAATCCCGCATCCTGTATCCTAAAAGGACTCATCAATGCCTGCAGTTTTTTTACAAGATGGACGGAAGCCCCCAGGATAGGCTGACCATCTGGCTCCGACTAGATGACGGCACTGGAAATGTTAGAAGGACGAAGAAAATCCAAACAATTCACG GTGACAACGACCACGACTGGAAGCTCGCCCATGTCCCCCTGAACGCAGATAGAAAATTCCGCTACATGTTCCAAGGTGTTGAAGGAGACGATAAGACCTCTAGTGGCGGTATTCTTATTGATGACATCACTCTATCGGAACTCCCCTGCCCCAATTCGGTGTGGACCATCCGCAACTTCAGCCACATCCTTAATAACACTGTCAAAGGGGATCGTGTTGTCAGTCCTTGTTTCAGCAACCCTGAAGGTTACAGATTTGGTATTGGTCTTTATCCTCATGGACAAAGTTCATCCAGTTACACTAACTATGTCGGCATATCCTTCCACCTGTGCAGTGGGGATGATGACGCAGTCCTGAATTGGCCGGTTTTACACCATCAGGTTATTATAACAGTGTTGGATCAAGATCCAGATGTCCGTCTGAGGATGTCTTCTAGCCGAAGCTTTACAACTTTGGCAGATCAAGTAATAGCTC CATCAAACATTTCCCGATGGGAGAGACCATCTAAAACTGGTACATGGGATCCTACCTGCAACTGCTACAGGACCACAGACTACGGCTGGTCAACCTTCATCACCCACTTCAACTTACATCGCAGGAGTTTTCTGAAAAATGACGATCTGATCTTGTTTGTTGATTTTGAGG ATATCACCCACCTCATACAGACGGAAGTTCCCATCCAGCCTGCTGCACCTTTGGTAGAGGAAGAAGAAATACTTGAGAGGCCAAAACGCTCTTTGGAAAGTGACCAGGAAAACTATAACATCCAACTAATGGACGCCCAGTGTGATGACAGCCTGTGTCTGAACGGAGGAGTCTGTGTGTTAGAGAAGGGCAGACCAAGctgcag GTGTGGGTCCACCCAGGCATTCATGTACACCGGTGACCGATGTGAGATCACACAATTACACGGCAATATTATTGGAATAATAATTGGAGGAGTGGCTGGGACCATCGCCATGACTGTGGCAGTCCTCGCCGTAATGAGAAGATAA